The Theobroma cacao cultivar B97-61/B2 chromosome 1, Criollo_cocoa_genome_V2, whole genome shotgun sequence genome contains the following window.
GATCGCCGGTTGTGTCGAAAACGGCAGCGTAGATGAAGCTTTTCAGTATTTTCAAGCAATGCCTGAGAGAAATACGGCGTCTTATAACGCCATGATCTCGGGGTTTATAAGATGGGACAGAGTAAACGAAGCTGGAATGCTTTTCCAAGAAATGCCTAGAAAGAATGTGATATCTTATACGGCGATGATGGATGGGTATATGAAGGTAGGGGAAGTTGACAAGGCAAGGGATTTGTTTGATGGGATGCCATGTCGGAATGTTGTTTCTTGGACGGTGATGATTAGTGGGTATGTTGATAATTGCGAGTTCAATGAAGCCAGGGAGCTGTATGAGCGGATGCCTAATAAGAACGTTGTTGCTATGACGGCTATGATAACAGGTTATTCTAAGCAAAAAAGGGTGGAGGATGCAAGGGTTTTGTTTGATGGAATTCGGTATAAGGATCGAGTGTGTTGGAATGCAATGATAACAGGTAATGCAAATTCGAATTCCTTTGTCTACTATAAACGGCATCTTTGCTGTGATCCAGGAGAATGTAAATTAGTTGCATTATGTTTCTTAGACTTCTTGAGAGGAAATGCTTTGTATATAAAAGTTGATGCACAATATAGTTTAAAATGGGTCTCAAAAAGCAAAAGGTTTTCGTTTATTTCgaataggtttttttttttccagaaAATAAATGGTAGTAGTCTTAAAGAAATGCTATATTTTGAAAGTTAAACATGATAAGGTGATTATGATATGCCTTTCACATGTTACAGGTTATGCACAAAATGGGATTGGGGAGGAAGCACTGAAGTTGTGTTCAGAAATGCTTAAGCTGGGTATCCAACCAGATAATTTGACACTTGTTTCTGTTTTTACTGCCTGTTCTGGTCTTGCCTCACTTAAGGAAGGCAGGCAAATACATGTGCTTGTTATAAAAAATGGGTTTGACATGGATCTTTCCTTGTGTAATTCCTTGATTACAATGTACAGCAAATGTGGTGGCATCCTTGATGCTGAGCAAGCTTTTAGACAAATTAATGGAGCAGACCTTGTTTCATGGAATACAATCATTGCTGCATTTGCGCAGCATGGCCTCTATGAAAAAGctgtttttttcttcaacCAGATGGAGTTGGTTGGTGTTAAACCAGATGGGGTAACTTTTCTTAGTTTATTATCTGCTTGTGGTCATGCTGGGAAGGTAAATGAAAGCATGGATTTTTTTGACTTGATGGTTAAAAATTATGGGATTTACCCCAGATCTGAACATTTTTCATGCTTGGTTGATATACTGAGTCGAGCAGGTCAGCTGGAAAAGGCATCCAAGATAATTCAAGAGATGCCTTTTCAAGCTGATGGTGGAGTCTGGGGTGCTCTTCTAGCTGCCTGCAGTGTTTATTTGAATGTAGAATTAGGGGAATTAGCAGCTCAGAAAATTGTGGAAGTGGATCCACATCATTCTGGAGCTTATATTGTTTTGTCCAATATATATGCTGCTGCTGGCATGTGGGATGAAGTCACAAGAGTGAGGCTACAGATGAAAGAGCAAGGAGTAAAAAAGCAATGTGCATATAGTTGGATGGAGATTGGTAGTAAGGCGCACCACTTCCTTGGAGGGGATGTCTCTCATCCAGACACTGATAAGATCCATTTAGAGATTAAGAGTATCAGTTTACAAATGAAAGCACTAGTAAATATTGCAGAAATTGATTTGTTGTGCAGTTGTTTTGCTTGACATATATCTCAATTTGAGTTGTGGTTCATGATTGAAAATCTGGATTCATTTGGCAAAAGCCAATGGGGATATCTTGTGGCAAGTTAGAAAAAAATACAGGTTTTGATACCTCACTAGTCATGGAATTTCAGGAAAAACAGGGCAGCCACAGTGATTTATAAGTTGTAGAATGTCACCACACATACTGAGGTAGAACCTTGTGAAGACAAGATGTTATACGTACCCTGTTGTCCTTTTACTTATCTGCTATCAGCCACCTTGGGGTGCTCTGTTTGTGATTGTGACTGAAGTGGTTCTTTTGTTCTATCAATCAACCATTGACTCTTAAGTGCCACGAGTTTTGTGCAGACACACTGGAAGATTATTCTTCCACAACCAATGAGTCGTTGATTGTTTCTGCTTACACCACAAATTTGGTGACCTTGGAGGAAGTGATCCTCTCACATACTGAGAAGGTATGTTGGCGTAACTCCACCCCTGCATGTTATTTTATAGGAAATGAAATTGACGGTATTCATGCTAGAAGATGACTGAAGTGAGCCCTATCTGAGTGTCTTAAATGTGGTCTGATCAATGAAGggacactttttttttattagctATATGTGGCCCTTAAATGCATTGGTTCATATTCTGGACAATAGTTGTGTACCATCTGGATTAGGTGTTATTTAAGAGTGTGAATAGTGATCTGCCAGGTGGTGCTGGCATTTCCATGGATTCTGACTTGATTTGCTGTATTGTTCCTTTTAAGGAATGTGAGATTCAGTTGCGAACAGTCCGGAGGGATTACTAAGGGGCTCTTTCATATTCCTTTGCTAAAGGATGAATGTATGGCAAGTGATCATGTAAGCTATTAGTTGAATCATCCAAAGGGATGGGACTACTTGAGTGGTATACTTCAATCAAGAAGAGGAAAACTAGGATCCACTGCAGTTGCATGAAGACATTAGTAAGATTAATGATGTTCTGATCTTCAGAGTGAATTTCCATACGATGAACATGCTACTTTGTTGATTGCTCATGTCATTAAGTAGTTTACATGCTAGTTATTCTTTACTGCAATTTGTACGAAAGCACAAAACTGATTTCCCTTGTTGTCTGAAGCTTATAAGCCAATTATCGGACCATTAAGATGAAAGTGTATGTGATATGTTCAATGTGGATTGCAAATTACTTTTTACTCTATTAATCATCTAAGAATTGTGTAAACTTTGCTGCGGATTGCTTACAGATTGCTGTTCTCTTTGATAGCCTACGTAACTGCAGAGGGAAAACATGAGCAAAACCTCACTTTTCTATAATGATACCTTTAGTTATAGGTAACACCCAATTTCAGTACATGATACCACACTGTAGGGATCTGAATCAGCTATAAATTTCCAAAAGCCTTGTTGCCACATTTCCGACAGTTTATGATGCGGTAAAggcttaaaatattattttcacaTTAAGTTTTCATCTAAACAGAcccacaaaaacaaaaacgaAAGCAAATCAGGCACAACCAAAATCTGAGCAAGACAGCAAGAGTGTTTATGGAAGTAAACGGCGTGTgtagaagaaataaaagaacaaatctTGTCAGAAGTGGGATTTGAACCCACGCTCTCTAACGAGAACCAGAACTTGAGTCTGGCGCCTTAGACCACTCGGCCATCCTGACGTGGGTGTAGTTGCCCACAACAATACAAAAATGAGATGATGTTCTCATATCATCTAATCTAATTTCCCTAACTTCATACGATCCTAATCTATCTAATTCCTATACCCTCAGTCTAGTGTAAATAgtaacaacaagaaaagaacaaatgaaaatgatttaaaaaaagattaagtAACAGCAGAATTGTAAATTATAGATGGAGAAGTTTTGAATAAAATggaaagttttcttttttctccctttgAGGAAGGATTAGATTTTAAATGGTGTAGAAATATACatcaattccatccattttttcttgttgtcttcccattttcttcatatctCCTTCCTCTTTCAACCCTCATCTTCTATCTATGTTTAATTTGATCCAAAAATGCCAAACTCAAGATTCAATAGTCATCGACATATTTTGAGGAACCGTGAATATGTAGGCAGGCAGGCAGGCACTTCAGATGAAGCTGTAGTACCTctacaaaataattaaacccTCGTGTCCAAGTTAGCCAGCAAACTTTCCGATTCAGTGAGTACATACCAAGTCCAAGGGCAGCGCCATCGGTTCAAGGACTCTCTTTTGATTTGGTTGTTTGGAAGTTGGAACAATCTTTGGAGACCATGTCAGCCGCCTAAATTCGGCAGCcgaaaattgaaacaaaagaaagtcCAAACCGTCCCATTTCCAAAGCACTCCCCCTCCTCATTCGATACGTCCGCTTTTCTCGTTGCGGCAAAGATTCCCAATGTCGTAAAATTCTTAGCTTTGGTTTAGTGGAATACCCGCCAACCTCGGATGTTCTCACAAGACCAACCCTTTTGTCCATTCTCTCTCTCCCtagatttcttctttttacttgattttttCCCCCAAATTTAGAAGATACTTATGCTAATGTTACCTTTGAAAccatgactttttttttttttttct
Protein-coding sequences here:
- the LOC18611516 gene encoding pentatricopeptide repeat-containing protein At4g02750 — translated: MLLSLRISLLNSTSLPPIFQIPPLSKSLHRYFSFTPHSLLTPPKQRFSPRDVFNSNVRIRQLSRAGNITAARQLFDNMPNNDVVSWNSIITGYWQNGCLQESKKLFDSMPERNIVSWNSMIAGCVENGSVDEAFQYFQAMPERNTASYNAMISGFIRWDRVNEAGMLFQEMPRKNVISYTAMMDGYMKVGEVDKARDLFDGMPCRNVVSWTVMISGYVDNCEFNEARELYERMPNKNVVAMTAMITGYSKQKRVEDARVLFDGIRYKDRVCWNAMITGYAQNGIGEEALKLCSEMLKLGIQPDNLTLVSVFTACSGLASLKEGRQIHVLVIKNGFDMDLSLCNSLITMYSKCGGILDAEQAFRQINGADLVSWNTIIAAFAQHGLYEKAVFFFNQMELVGVKPDGVTFLSLLSACGHAGKVNESMDFFDLMVKNYGIYPRSEHFSCLVDILSRAGQLEKASKIIQEMPFQADGGVWGALLAACSVYLNVELGELAAQKIVEVDPHHSGAYIVLSNIYAAAGMWDEVTRVRLQMKEQGVKKQCAYSWMEIGSKAHHFLGGDVSHPDTDKIHLEIKSISLQMKALVNIAEIDLLCSCFA